CTGCTCCAGAAGCAGCCGCGAGGCCAGAATGCTGTCGAGTCCCCCGGAAAGCAGTCCCAGGGCTCGAATGGGTTCGGAAGACATGGGAATCAATCCTGTTGTTTCAGCCAGCGGGCGGCGTCACGGGCATGATAGGTGAGGATGAGATCGGCTCCCGCCCGGCGGAAAGAGGTCAGGGTTTCCAGAACCACCCGTTTTTCGTCGATCCAACCGTTGGCCGCCGCCGCCTTGACCATGGCGTATTCGCCGGAGACGTTGTAAACCGCCACCGGGCAGTCGAAGCGTTCCCGAACATCCCGAACGATATCCAGATAGGGCAGTCCCGGCTTGACCATCACCAGATCGGCGCCCTGTTCGATATCCAGCGCCACCTCCCGCAACGCCTCCCGGCGATTGGCGGGATCCATCTGATAAGCTCGGCGATCTCCGAAACGGGGAGTACTCTCCGCCGCGTCCCGGAAGGGGCCGTAATAGGCCGAAGCGTATTTGGCGGCATAGGAGAGAATGGCCACCTGGGAGTGCCCCGCCCGGTCCAGACCGCTGCGAATGGCCTGCACCATGCCGTCCATCATGCCCGAGGGAGCCACCATGTCGACCCCCGCTTCGGCGTAGGAGAGCGCCGACCGGGCCAGATTGGCCAGAGTGGCGTCGTTGTCCACCTCGCCCTGATGCAGCACGCCACAATGGCCGTGATCGGTGTATTCGCAGAAACAGGCGTCGGCCACCAGATAGAGTTCGGGCAGCTCGCGACGAAAGGCCCGCAGGGCGCGCTGAATGATGCCCTCGTCCGAAAAGGCGTCGCTACCCTCGGCATCCTTGCTTTCGGGTATCCCGAAGAGAATGACCGAGCGCACCCCCAGTTCCAGGAGTTCGGCGGCCTCCTCGACGGCCTGGTCGATGGAGAGCTGATGGACGCCGGGCATGGAGGAGACCTCCCGACGTATCTTGCTGCCCGGAACGATGAACAGGGGCAGCATCAGGTTTTCCGCGCGGAGCTGATTTTCGCGAACCATCTCCCGAATGGCGCCGCTGCGGCGCAGACGACGGGGACGACGCGGCATGGAGAAATCGATCATGACGAACCCACCGGTTGTAACGTCGAGAACAGACCCGGATGATGTCACGGAGAAGGCTTCCCGGCAACGGCGCACGGCGAGGGAACGCTCACGAAACTGTTTTTTGTCCCCTTTCGAAAATCCGTGCTAACGGACACTTCTGAATGTATAAAATGTCGAGTCGGTATGGTCGGTTGGGCGAAGGGCTGAAGCCGAATTCATTCGCTGTCATGGGGCAGGTCGCATGGCGACACACAAGGACACTTCCGGAAAAGCGTTTCGGGTCGGAAATCGCATCGAGGTCATGGCTAAAAGCGATGTCGGCCTGGTACGCACCCTCAACGAGGATACCTTCCTGGTGGATCCGGGAATCGGCCTCCTGGTGGTGGCCGACGGCATGGGTGGACACGACGCCGGTGAGGTGGCCAGCGCCAAGGTGGTGGAGGTCATCGCCGGTTTTCTGAAGGATCCCGTCTCCCTGCGGGACCAACACGCCCAGGAATTGAATCAGGACGAGGATACCGCTCCCCAACCCACCATCGTCAACGAAACCCGGGATCTGGGCAGGATGGTGCAATCCAGCGCCAATCTGGCCGTGATCCGGGATGCCGTCACCCTGGCCAACTCCCAATTGTACGCCATGAACCAGAAAAGCGGTTACCGGGAAGGCAGCGGCATGGGCAGCACGGTGGTCGGCTTCTGGATGCCCGAAGGCAAGACCGAACCCGTCGTCTTCCACGTCGGAGACAGCCGCCTTTACCAGTTCCGCAGAGGCAAACTCCGCCAGGTCACCCTGGACCACTCCATGTATCAACACTGGAAGGATATGGGAGGGCGCGGTCAACCCCCCGCCAGCAATATCCTGCTCCAGGCCATGGGGCCCGTCGAGGATGTCTCTCCGGAGGTGCGCTTCTTCTCCATCGAAAAAGGGGATGTGCTGCTGTTGTGTTCCGACGGACTGAGCGGCATGGTTCCGGACGAAAAGCTGGCCGAACTCATGGCCACGGTTCATGCGGACGCACTGGAAAAGGCTCTGGATACCCTGATAGACCAG
The window above is part of the Magnetococcales bacterium genome. Proteins encoded here:
- a CDS encoding serine/threonine-protein phosphatase, whose amino-acid sequence is MAKSDVGLVRTLNEDTFLVDPGIGLLVVADGMGGHDAGEVASAKVVEVIAGFLKDPVSLRDQHAQELNQDEDTAPQPTIVNETRDLGRMVQSSANLAVIRDAVTLANSQLYAMNQKSGYREGSGMGSTVVGFWMPEGKTEPVVFHVGDSRLYQFRRGKLRQVTLDHSMYQHWKDMGGRGQPPASNILLQAMGPVEDVSPEVRFFSIEKGDVLLLCSDGLSGMVPDEKLAELMATVHADALEKALDTLIDQAKKQGGKDNITAILGYVTD
- the hemB gene encoding porphobilinogen synthase, which gives rise to MIDFSMPRRPRRLRRSGAIREMVRENQLRAENLMLPLFIVPGSKIRREVSSMPGVHQLSIDQAVEEAAELLELGVRSVILFGIPESKDAEGSDAFSDEGIIQRALRAFRRELPELYLVADACFCEYTDHGHCGVLHQGEVDNDATLANLARSALSYAEAGVDMVAPSGMMDGMVQAIRSGLDRAGHSQVAILSYAAKYASAYYGPFRDAAESTPRFGDRRAYQMDPANRREALREVALDIEQGADLVMVKPGLPYLDIVRDVRERFDCPVAVYNVSGEYAMVKAAAANGWIDEKRVVLETLTSFRRAGADLILTYHARDAARWLKQQD